Proteins from one Bos taurus isolate L1 Dominette 01449 registration number 42190680 breed Hereford chromosome 7, ARS-UCD2.0, whole genome shotgun sequence genomic window:
- the OR7D2 gene encoding olfactory receptor family 7 subfamily D member 2: protein MEAGNRTGVSEFILLGFSEDPELQPLIFGLFLSMYLVTVLGNLLIILAIIFDSHLHTPMYFFLSNLSLVDICFSTSIVPKMLLSIHTENKAISYMDCLTQVYFSMLFPILDTLLLTSMAYDRFVAICHPLHYTVIMNPHLCGWLVFITWLIGVLTSLLHICLMKHLTFCRDLEIPHFFCELTHILELACSDTFLNWTLIYFMTGVLGVFPLVGILFSYSRIASSIRKMSSSGGKQKAFSTCGSHLSVVSLFYGTGVGVHFTSAVTHSPQKVSVASVMYSVVTPMLNPFIYSLRNKDVKGAFRRLLNRTTSCL from the coding sequence ATGGAAGCAGGAAACAGAACAGGAGTTTCAGAGTTTATTCTCCTTGGGTTCTCTGAGGACCCAGAACTGCAGCCCCTCATATTTGGGCTGTTCCTGTCCATGTACTTGGTCACTGTGCTTGGCAACCTGCTCATCATCTTGGCCATCATTTTtgactcccacctccacacccccatgtacttcttcctctcaaACCTGTCCTTGGTTGACATCTGTTTCAGCACCAGCATAGTCCCCAAGATGCTACTGAGCATCCATACAGAGAACAAAGCCATCTCCTACATGGACTGCCTCACTCAGGTGTATTTTTCCATGCTTTTTCCTATCCTGGACACTCTGCTCCTGACTTCCATGGCCTATGACCGATTTGTGGCCATCTGTCACCCCCTGCACTACACGGTCATCATGAACCCACACCTCTGTGGTTGGCTGGTTTTTATTACCTGGCTCATTGGTGTCCTGACATCCCTCCTTCACATTTGTCTGATGAAGCACCTGACCTTCTGTAGAGATCTTGAAATTCCACATTTCTTCTGTGAACTGACACATATTCTTGAATTGGCCTGCTCTGATACCTTCCTGAACTGGACTTTGATATATTTTATGACTGGTGTTCTGGGTGTTTTCCCCCTCGTTGGGATTCTTTTCTCCTACTCACGAATTGCTTCATCCATAAGGAAGATGTCCTCATCTGGGGGAAAGCAAAAAGCATTTTCCACCTGTGGGTCTCACCTCTCAGTTGTTTCTTTATTTTACGGGACAGGTGTGGGGGTCCATTTCACTTCTGCAGTGACTCACTCCCCCCAGAAAGTCTCAGTGGCCTCCGTGATGTACAGCGTGGTGACCCCCATGttgaaccccttcatctacagcctgaggaacaaGGATGTGAAGGGAGCCTTCAGAAGGCTCCTCAACAGAACAACCTCTTGTTTGTGA
- the LOC101906266 gene encoding SCAN domain-containing protein 1-like, whose protein sequence is MMETEGYPEMQRDGEVQNDEIRSPPNERMAEEPEDILIAPPQVQVPPESLDEDDLETVPRRSPLNPAASRQRFREFHYEDAAGPRGILRHLQQLSGQWLRPDIHMKEKLVEMLVQEQFQAVLPEELRPWAQRCQPGVRITG, encoded by the coding sequence ATGATGGAGACTGAAGGGTATCCAGAGATGCAAAGAGATGGAGAAGTCCAGAATGATGAAATAAGGTCACCACCAAATGAGAGGATGGCTGAGGAGCCAGAAGACATCCTGATAGCACCGCCCCAGGTCCAGGTTCCACCAGAGAGCCTGGATGAAGATGACCTAGAGACCGTGCCCCGAAGGAGTCCTCTCAACCCTGCAGCCTCCAGGCAGAGGTTCCGGGAGTTCCACTATGAAGATGCAGCTGGGCCCAGGGGTATCCTGAGACATCTCCAGCAGCTTTCTGGACAGTGGCTGCGACCTGATATTCACATGAAGGAGAAGCTTGTGGAGATGCTGGTGCAGGAGCAATTCCAGGCCGTCCTCCCTGAGGAGCTCAGACCTTGGGCACAGAGGTGTCAGCCTGGGGTCAGAATCACTGGCTAA
- the OR7H3 gene encoding olfactory receptor 7D4: METENQTVISKFILLGLSDDADLQPLLIGLFLSMYLVCVTGNLLIILANISESNLHTPMYFFLSNLSFTDICFTSTIVPKMLVNIQKQNKGITYEGCLTQMYFFMTFAGLDNLLLTVMAYDRFVAICHPLHYTVIMNPHLCGLLLLLSWLICLTYSLLQSLMVLRVSFCKETEIPHFFCELAQILKLACSDTLVNDIVLYFVTGLLGIIPLTGILFSYSRIIFSIMGMSSSGGKYKAFSTCGSHLSVVSLFYGAGLGVYLTSGTAHPSRKGSIASVMYTIVTPMLNPFIYSLRNRDMKGALRRLFTRGTYSQ; the protein is encoded by the coding sequence ATGGAAACAGAGAATCAGACAGTTATTTCAAAATTCATCCTTCTGGGGCTCTCGGATGATGCGGACCTTCAGCCCCTCCTCATTGGACTGTTCCTGTCCATGTACCTGGTCTGTGTTACAGGGaacctgctcatcatcctggccAACATCTCTGAGTCcaacctccacacccccatgtacttcttcctctccaacctgtccttCACTGACATCTGTTTCACCTCCACCATAGTCCCCAAGATGTTAGTAAATATCCAGAAGCAGAACAAAGGCATCACGTATGAAGGATGCCTTACCCAGATGTATTTTTTCATGACCTTTGCTGGGCTAGATAATTTGCTACTgacagtgatggcctatgaccggttCGTGGCCATCTGTCACCCGCTGCACTACACAGTCATCATGAACCCTCACCTTTGTGGTCTCCTGCTTCTGCTTTCTTGGCTGATCTGCCTGACATATTCTTTGTTGCAAAGTTTGATGGTTTTGAGGGTATCTTTCTGCAAAGAGACAGAAATCCCCCACTTCTTCTGTGAACTTGCTCAAATTCTCAAGCTTGCCTGCTCTGACACCCTTGTCAATGACATTGTGCTGTATTTTGTAACTGGCTTGCTGGGTATTATTCCCCTGACTGGGATCCTTTTCTCTTATTCTAGAATTATCTTCTCCATAATGGGCATGTCATCTTCTGGGGGGAAGTATAAAGCCTTTTCCACCTGTGGGTCTCACCTCTCAGTTGTCTCCTTGTTCTATGGCGCAGGCCTTGGGGTCTACCTCACTTCAGGAACAGCCCACCCCTCCAGAAAGGGTTCAATAGCCTCGGTGATGTACACAATAGTcacccccatgctgaaccccttcatctacagtCTGAGGAACAGGGACATGAAGGGGGCTCTAAGGAGACTTTTCACTAGAGGAACATACTCTCAGTGA